From Aspergillus fumigatus Af293 chromosome 3, whole genome shotgun sequence, a single genomic window includes:
- the pdx1 gene encoding uncharacterized protein, producing the protein MASSFPVRRVSALVARRQPRVISTTRRLNSSSSVQTQNPVYPLYPSVQLLLHEKGIPESEIPKIPASGPKGRLLKGDVLAYIGAIPADYPSSQASRLEKLSHLDLSNIKIAAPQPAETKAPVVEEPITRPPPTVSVAVSISLATVLSVQKKIKETIGVTVPLSTFLARATDLANEDLPRSPRSKPSADELFDEILGAEPIKTSPGDYVPELNALEAVEYEPAQPVKEDIIDILSGKVPKKAPRKASMEEYPAGSATNVFSLTVPVGDETRARVFLDRVKTLLTVEPGRLVL; encoded by the exons ATGGCTTCCAGCTTCCCCGTGCGCCGTGTGTCAGCATTGGTTGCTAGACGGCAACCCCGGGTAATCAGCACCACGAGAC GCCTcaattcttcctcttcagtcCAAACACAGAACCCCGTTTACCCCCTCTATCCCTCCGTCCAACTGCTCCTCCATGAAAAGGGCATCCCAGAATCCGAAATCCCCAAGATTCCCGCCTCCGGTCCAAAAGGCCGTCTCCTTAAGGGTGATGTTCTCGCCTACATTGGCGCCATCCCCGCCGACTACCCATCCAGCCAAGCCTCCCGCCTCGAAAAGCTTTCCCATCTCGACCTCAGCAACATCAAGATCGCAGCTCCACAACCCGCCGAGACCAAGGCTCCAGTTGTCGAGGAACCCATCACCAGACCCCCGCCCACAGTCTCAGTAGCCGTTTCTATCTCCCTGGCTACTGTGCTCTCCGTCcaaaagaagatcaaggaaaCGATCGGCGTCACCGTGCCGCTATCGACTTTCCTTGCCCGTGCCACCGACCTGGCGAACGAAGACCTCCCCCGTTCCCCCCGCAGCAAGCCCTCGGCAGACGAGCTCTTTGATGAGATTCTCGGCGCTGAGCCTATCAAGACATCCCCGGGCGATTACGTTCCCGAGCTGAATGCCCTGGAGGCAGTTGAGTATGAGCCCGCTCAGCCCGTCAAGGAAGACATCATCGATATTCTCAGCGGCAAGGTTCCAAAGAAGGCGCCCCGTAAGGCATCCATGGAGGAATACCCCGCCGGCTCTGCTACGAATGTGTTTAGTTTGACCGTTCCTGTTGGTGATGAGACGAGGGCTAGGGTTTTCTTGGACCGGGTGAAGACCCTGTTGACTGTGGAGCCTGGAAGGCTTGTCCTATAG